In the genome of Desulfovibrio desulfuricans, one region contains:
- a CDS encoding phenylacetate--CoA ligase family protein, with translation MSYRFIPQLTDEEIHRKQLEGLRYTVRQAWNSPQYRAKLEACGVKPDDITSLDDLRRLPTCDVEDLREGYPLPLLCVPPRDVARIHASSGTTGKRKILAYTQRDIDTFSLQIARCFELAGFTPEDRMQLAVGYGLWTAGAGFQAGSERLGMLTVPVGPGNLEMHLQLLEDLGSTGFTATASMALLLAEEVERAGLRNKIKLRRMVCGSETRSEKMRLAIESKLGLEGCYDIGGMTEMYGPGTAIDCDAHEGLHYWADLFIIEVLDPATMQPVAEGEVGEMVVTSLCKEAVPLLRYRTHDLSRLLPGKCSCGLDMPRHDRILGRSDDMIIYRGVNIYPGQIMEVIGQFAELGGEYQVELTRDERALDHLTLTVERGQNHAAGNDEALARELEHRLHKAIMARVSVSVAEYASLPRTFSKSKRVVDKR, from the coding sequence ATGTCGTACCGCTTTATTCCCCAGCTCACCGATGAGGAAATCCACCGCAAGCAGCTTGAAGGCCTGCGCTACACCGTGCGCCAGGCCTGGAATTCGCCCCAGTACCGGGCAAAGCTGGAGGCCTGCGGCGTAAAGCCCGACGACATCACAAGCCTGGACGACCTGCGCCGCCTGCCCACCTGCGATGTGGAAGACCTGCGCGAAGGGTATCCCCTGCCCCTTTTGTGCGTGCCCCCGCGTGACGTGGCGCGCATCCACGCCTCCAGCGGCACCACCGGCAAGCGCAAAATTCTTGCCTACACCCAGCGCGACATTGATACGTTCAGCCTGCAGATTGCCCGCTGCTTCGAGCTGGCGGGTTTTACCCCCGAAGACCGCATGCAGCTGGCCGTGGGTTACGGTCTGTGGACCGCCGGTGCGGGGTTTCAGGCTGGCAGCGAAAGGCTCGGCATGCTGACCGTGCCAGTGGGCCCCGGCAACCTTGAGATGCACCTGCAGCTTTTGGAAGATCTGGGTTCCACCGGCTTTACGGCCACGGCCTCCATGGCCCTGCTGCTGGCCGAAGAAGTGGAACGCGCGGGCCTGCGCAACAAGATCAAGCTCAGGCGCATGGTCTGCGGTTCTGAAACCCGCAGCGAAAAAATGCGTCTGGCCATCGAGAGCAAACTGGGGCTTGAAGGCTGTTACGACATCGGCGGCATGACCGAAATGTACGGCCCCGGCACAGCCATAGACTGCGACGCCCACGAGGGCCTGCACTACTGGGCCGACCTCTTCATCATCGAAGTGCTCGACCCGGCCACCATGCAGCCCGTTGCCGAGGGCGAAGTGGGCGAAATGGTGGTCACCAGCCTGTGCAAGGAGGCTGTGCCCCTGCTGCGCTACCGCACCCACGACCTTTCGCGTCTGCTGCCGGGCAAGTGCTCGTGCGGGCTCGACATGCCCCGGCATGACCGCATCCTTGGCCGCTCGGACGACATGATCATTTACCGCGGCGTCAACATTTACCCCGGCCAGATCATGGAAGTCATCGGCCAGTTTGCGGAGCTTGGCGGCGAATATCAGGTGGAGCTGACCCGCGACGAGCGCGCCCTCGACCATCTGACCCTCACCGTAGAACGCGGTCAGAACCACGCCGCAGGCAACGACGAAGCCCTGGCCCGCGAGCTGGAACACCGGCTGCACAAGGCCATCATGGCCCGGGTTTCTGTCAGCGTGGCCGAGTACGCCAGCCTGCCGCGCACATTCAGCAAGTCCAAACGCGTCGTCGACAAGCGCTGA
- a CDS encoding sirohydrochlorin cobaltochelatase — MLRNAPHSILHFFTRTLLPLLLLCAVMGAPVAVVAGEPAAKAPAAVPQGKAGVLLVAFGTSVPEALVSMKAVDEEFKAAFPGQPVVWAYTSQIIRKKIAAQGHPVGGISDGLAQLASDGVKVVRVQSLHVMAGEEFSELERAVLIDLQKNPGRFDAVFLGRPMLESQKDAQELIRAITDDVKPLRGKDAALVLMGHGQSHGRADLTFEGTRAVFHDADKRVFMATVEGARSVDDLLAELKNAKVKKVVIEPLMLVAGDHAHNDMAGSEDDSWVSRLKAAGYKVETNLKGLGQIAGARAILVRHASESADDLTKEPKKQ; from the coding sequence ATGCTGCGTAACGCGCCGCATTCCATTTTGCATTTTTTCACCCGCACCCTGTTGCCCCTGTTGCTGTTGTGCGCCGTAATGGGCGCGCCTGTTGCCGTCGTCGCCGGCGAGCCTGCGGCCAAAGCCCCCGCCGCCGTGCCTCAGGGCAAGGCTGGCGTGCTGCTGGTAGCCTTTGGCACCAGCGTGCCCGAAGCCCTCGTTTCCATGAAGGCCGTGGACGAAGAATTTAAGGCGGCTTTTCCCGGCCAGCCGGTGGTGTGGGCCTATACCTCGCAGATCATCCGCAAAAAGATCGCCGCGCAGGGGCATCCTGTGGGCGGCATCAGCGACGGCCTGGCGCAGCTTGCCAGCGACGGCGTAAAGGTCGTGCGCGTGCAGTCGCTGCATGTCATGGCGGGCGAAGAGTTCAGCGAGCTTGAGCGGGCCGTGCTCATCGACCTGCAGAAAAACCCCGGACGTTTTGACGCGGTGTTTCTCGGCAGACCCATGCTGGAATCCCAAAAAGACGCGCAGGAACTTATCCGGGCCATCACTGACGACGTAAAGCCCCTGCGCGGCAAGGATGCGGCCCTGGTGCTCATGGGTCACGGACAGAGCCATGGCCGGGCCGATCTGACCTTTGAAGGCACGCGCGCCGTGTTTCACGATGCGGACAAGCGCGTGTTTATGGCTACGGTCGAGGGCGCGCGCAGCGTGGACGACCTGCTGGCCGAGCTTAAAAACGCCAAGGTCAAAAAGGTCGTGATTGAACCGCTTATGCTGGTGGCGGGCGACCACGCCCACAACGACATGGCCGGATCCGAAGACGACTCGTGGGTCTCCAGACTCAAGGCTGCAGGGTACAAGGTTGAGACCAACCTCAAGGGCCTGGGCCAGATCGCGGGAGCCCGCGCCATTCTGGTGCGCCACGCGAGTGAAAGCGCCGACGACCTGACAAAGGAACCCAAAAAGCAGTAG
- a CDS encoding 30S ribosomal protein S1, whose amino-acid sequence MAGFETGHDTEINFESALENYLNPDFGDLEEGSITKGEIVRVDDDNVLVDVNFKSEGQIPAAEFRDPAGNICVKVGDRVDVYVVRKNENDGTITLSFEKAKRMQVFDQLEDVQENNRVIKGHIVRRIKGGYTVDIGGVEAFLPGSHVDLRPVPDMDALVNQEFEFRVLKINRRRSNVIVSRRVLLEEERDSKRQDLLRTLEENQIVTGKAKNITEYGVFVDLGGLDGLLHITDMSWKRIRHPKEMITIGQELTLKVLSFDRDNNKVSLGLKQLVPDPWQDISARFPEGAKCSGKVTNLVDYGAFVELEPGVEGLVHISEMSWTRKLRHPSQMVHTGDEVDVVILGVDGDKKRISLGMKQVRPNPWELVAEKYPEGTILEGVIKNITEFGMFIGIEDGIDGLIHVSDISWTKKVRHPNELYKVGDTVQAKVLTVDQENEKFTLGVKQLVDDPWGHVPNTYPVGCTIKGTVTNITDFGLFVEVEEGIEGLVHVSELSSKKVKTPAEIYKEGQEIQAKVIHVSAEERRLGLSIKQIKDEEERRKPKEFHSGPQEAGQSLGDLLKQKFEESENN is encoded by the coding sequence ATGGCAGGTTTTGAAACCGGGCACGACACCGAAATTAATTTCGAAAGCGCCCTTGAAAACTACCTCAATCCCGATTTCGGCGATCTTGAGGAAGGCTCTATCACGAAGGGCGAAATCGTCCGCGTGGATGACGACAATGTGCTTGTAGACGTGAATTTCAAGTCCGAAGGGCAGATTCCCGCGGCCGAATTCCGCGACCCCGCCGGCAACATTTGCGTCAAAGTTGGCGATCGTGTTGACGTTTACGTCGTTCGCAAGAACGAAAACGACGGCACCATCACCCTTTCTTTCGAGAAAGCCAAGCGCATGCAGGTGTTCGACCAGCTCGAAGACGTGCAGGAAAACAACCGGGTCATCAAGGGCCACATTGTCCGCCGCATCAAGGGTGGCTACACCGTGGACATCGGCGGTGTGGAAGCATTTTTGCCCGGTTCGCATGTGGATTTGCGCCCCGTGCCGGATATGGATGCCCTGGTCAACCAGGAATTCGAATTCCGCGTGCTCAAGATCAACCGCCGCCGCAGCAACGTCATCGTTTCTCGCCGCGTGCTGCTTGAAGAGGAGCGCGATTCCAAGCGTCAGGATCTGCTGCGCACCCTTGAAGAAAACCAGATTGTTACCGGTAAGGCCAAAAACATCACCGAGTACGGCGTGTTTGTTGACCTTGGCGGCCTCGACGGCCTGCTGCACATCACCGACATGAGCTGGAAGCGCATTCGCCACCCCAAGGAAATGATCACCATCGGTCAGGAACTGACCCTGAAGGTGCTCTCCTTCGACCGCGACAACAACAAGGTCTCCCTGGGCCTCAAGCAGCTTGTGCCTGATCCGTGGCAGGATATTTCCGCCCGCTTCCCCGAGGGCGCCAAGTGCAGCGGCAAGGTCACCAACCTTGTCGACTACGGCGCGTTTGTGGAACTGGAACCCGGCGTTGAAGGTCTGGTGCACATTTCTGAAATGTCCTGGACCCGCAAGCTGCGTCATCCTTCCCAGATGGTTCACACCGGCGACGAAGTCGACGTGGTCATCCTGGGCGTGGACGGCGACAAAAAGCGCATCAGCCTCGGCATGAAGCAGGTTCGTCCCAACCCCTGGGAACTGGTTGCTGAAAAGTACCCCGAAGGCACCATCCTTGAAGGCGTCATCAAGAACATCACCGAATTCGGCATGTTCATCGGCATCGAGGACGGCATCGACGGTCTTATCCATGTTTCCGACATTTCCTGGACCAAGAAGGTGCGTCACCCCAACGAACTGTACAAGGTGGGCGACACCGTGCAGGCCAAGGTGCTGACCGTGGATCAGGAAAACGAAAAGTTCACCCTCGGCGTCAAGCAGCTGGTGGACGATCCGTGGGGCCACGTGCCCAACACCTACCCCGTGGGTTGCACCATCAAGGGCACCGTGACCAACATCACCGACTTCGGCCTCTTTGTTGAAGTGGAAGAAGGCATTGAAGGCCTGGTGCACGTGTCCGAACTTTCCAGCAAGAAAGTGAAGACCCCCGCCGAGATCTACAAGGAAGGCCAGGAAATCCAGGCCAAGGTCATCCACGTCAGCGCTGAAGAGCGCCGTCTGGGCCTGTCCATCAAGCAGATCAAGGACGAGGAAGAACGCCGCAAGCCCAAGGAATTCCATTCCGGCCCGCAAGAAGCCGGTCAGAGCCTGGGCGATCTGCTCAAGCAGAAGTTTGAAGAAAGCGAAAACAACTAG
- a CDS encoding DMT family transporter yields MSPFVLLAILFAAFLHALWNIIVKSGGNKLFETGLNAFGGFCGALCFLPFLPPLPQAAWPYLVISCTCHLGYYLCISAAYERVDMSFAYTVMRGSAPLLTSLALLAAGVGMSLGAWCGVLTLCAGILFLASDNMRRGYGWSEVFISLRTSCVIMGYTLADGLGARESGNAATYTTWIFLINALPVHVYILWRYGLSYVKYARKRLVVGTLGGFASMGSYGIALWAMTLAPIAVVAALRETSVIFGMLLAVWLLRERFTLQRGFSVLMVVAGAVLLKLA; encoded by the coding sequence ATGTCACCATTTGTATTGCTGGCAATACTGTTTGCCGCTTTTTTGCACGCGCTTTGGAACATCATTGTCAAAAGCGGCGGCAACAAGCTTTTTGAAACAGGTTTGAACGCTTTTGGCGGCTTTTGTGGCGCGCTGTGCTTTTTGCCTTTTTTGCCGCCTCTGCCGCAGGCCGCCTGGCCCTACCTGGTAATATCGTGCACCTGCCATCTGGGCTATTACCTCTGCATCTCCGCCGCATACGAGCGGGTGGACATGTCCTTTGCCTACACGGTCATGCGCGGCAGCGCGCCCTTGCTGACGTCGCTGGCCCTGCTGGCCGCAGGCGTGGGCATGAGCCTTGGCGCGTGGTGCGGCGTGTTGACCCTCTGCGCGGGCATTCTGTTCCTCGCCTCCGACAATATGCGCCGAGGCTACGGCTGGAGCGAAGTTTTTATCTCCCTGCGCACCTCGTGCGTCATCATGGGCTATACGCTGGCAGACGGTCTGGGCGCCCGTGAAAGCGGCAACGCCGCTACCTACACCACCTGGATTTTTTTGATTAATGCGCTGCCAGTGCATGTCTACATTTTGTGGCGGTACGGCCTGAGCTATGTAAAGTATGCCCGCAAGCGGCTGGTCGTTGGCACGCTGGGCGGATTTGCCAGCATGGGATCGTACGGCATTGCCCTGTGGGCCATGACGCTTGCCCCCATTGCCGTGGTGGCGGCCCTGCGCGAAACTTCGGTAATTTTTGGCATGCTGCTGGCCGTTTGGCTGCTGCGCGAGCGCTTTACCCTGCAGCGCGGGTTTTCCGTGCTTATGGTCGTGGCAGGGGCCGTGCTGCTCAAACTGGCCTGA
- a CDS encoding linear amide C-N hydrolase, whose translation MLPRVVFSLLLFIALVSNGASLSQACTSLRVKTTDGGIFYARTMEFPTSPQAVVAVFPRGTAMRGTLPDGKDGGLAWTVKYGFVGMRDYAPPIVSDGMNEKGLVVGMLLFPGFAGYQPFEQTLAAKTIANFDVANWMLASFASVDEVREGLKGVRVCDAPLPLPGAGSLPLHYVVHDAKGGCLVVEYTDGQLKVYDNPLGVMTNSPPFDWMLINLANYVNLSATGVPKLDLAGFSIHQTGQGSGMLGLPGDFSPPHRFVRMVALTQASLPVTGPDAGTALAMTLIDSVDIPKGAVREATPHGDNYDVTIWSVVGDTQRLRYYFRTYDNKNWFMVDVARALADAKGPASIPVGMQPSYADVTGTARPAQ comes from the coding sequence ATGCTGCCAAGAGTCGTTTTTTCGCTGCTTCTTTTCATCGCGCTGGTGTCAAACGGAGCTTCACTATCGCAGGCCTGCACAAGTCTGCGCGTAAAAACAACAGACGGCGGCATTTTTTACGCCCGCACCATGGAATTTCCCACTTCTCCACAGGCAGTAGTGGCTGTTTTTCCCAGAGGCACAGCCATGCGCGGAACCCTGCCGGACGGCAAGGACGGCGGTCTGGCCTGGACGGTAAAGTACGGCTTTGTAGGCATGCGCGACTACGCGCCGCCCATCGTCAGCGACGGCATGAACGAAAAAGGCCTTGTGGTCGGCATGCTGCTGTTTCCCGGTTTTGCGGGCTACCAGCCTTTTGAGCAGACGCTTGCGGCAAAAACCATCGCCAACTTTGACGTGGCCAACTGGATGCTGGCCAGCTTTGCCAGCGTGGACGAAGTGCGCGAGGGCCTCAAGGGGGTTCGCGTGTGCGATGCGCCGCTGCCCCTGCCCGGCGCAGGATCGCTGCCCCTGCATTATGTCGTGCACGACGCCAAAGGCGGCTGCCTTGTGGTTGAATATACCGATGGTCAGCTCAAGGTGTATGACAACCCTCTGGGCGTCATGACCAATTCTCCGCCTTTCGACTGGATGCTTATCAACCTCGCCAATTATGTGAACCTCTCCGCCACGGGCGTTCCCAAGCTCGATCTTGCGGGCTTTTCCATCCACCAGACAGGCCAGGGTTCAGGCATGCTGGGCCTGCCGGGGGACTTTAGCCCGCCCCACAGATTTGTGCGCATGGTGGCGCTTACGCAGGCATCGCTGCCGGTAACCGGGCCGGATGCGGGCACAGCCCTTGCCATGACCCTGATCGACAGCGTCGACATCCCCAAGGGCGCTGTGCGCGAAGCCACACCCCACGGCGACAATTATGATGTGACCATATGGTCTGTGGTGGGCGATACCCAGCGCCTGCGCTATTACTTTCGCACCTATGACAACAAAAACTGGTTTATGGTGGACGTAGCCCGAGCCCTGGCCGATGCCAAGGGGCCGGCATCAATACCTGTGGGGATGCAGCCCTCGTACGCTGACGTGACCGGCACAGCACGGCCCGCGCAGTAG
- a CDS encoding GGDEF domain-containing response regulator yields MQKVLIVEDSRTTARFMAHNLKEQLGLAHDCAENRKTALALLDTDASPYFLALCDLNLPDAPNGEIVSEILARNIPVVVVSAHFDEDIYKRLMLQGVTDYIVKRTPDDMMYLMRVVRRLRANSGVEALIVDDSNLWCMQVSELLRRQRIMAYTANNGIQALRLLRKHPGIRIVLADHYMPGMDGIELTAAIRKTHTMDELSIIVISVGTDAGARFLRSGANDYVFKTSSFEELLCRISMNLDIQDLIRNNRALAERDALTNLLVRRHFFTVAQEAVAEARKKRTPLCAAMIDVDYFKQVNDRYGHLAGDIALRQLGAMLREEFPAPYICGRYGGEEFCVVAPGMDKNDFAHKLESFRTTVSSKPVQIGALSIVISVSIGMAELKANDLETLISAADAQLYTAKREGRDRFVWQP; encoded by the coding sequence ATGCAAAAAGTTCTTATCGTTGAAGACAGCCGAACAACCGCGCGTTTTATGGCGCACAATCTCAAGGAACAACTGGGGCTTGCACACGACTGCGCCGAAAACCGCAAGACCGCGCTTGCCCTGCTGGATACAGACGCCTCACCGTATTTTCTCGCCCTGTGCGACCTCAATCTGCCTGACGCCCCCAATGGCGAAATCGTGTCCGAGATACTTGCCCGTAATATCCCCGTGGTCGTAGTCAGCGCCCATTTTGACGAGGATATCTACAAGCGTCTTATGTTGCAGGGAGTTACCGACTATATTGTCAAACGCACCCCCGACGACATGATGTACCTTATGCGAGTGGTGCGCCGCCTGCGCGCCAACAGCGGCGTTGAGGCGTTGATCGTGGACGACTCAAACCTCTGGTGCATGCAGGTTTCCGAGCTCCTGAGGCGGCAGCGCATCATGGCCTATACAGCAAACAACGGCATCCAGGCCCTGCGGCTGCTCAGGAAGCATCCGGGCATACGCATTGTGCTGGCCGACCACTACATGCCCGGCATGGACGGCATTGAGCTGACCGCCGCCATCCGCAAAACCCACACCATGGACGAGCTGTCCATCATCGTTATTTCCGTGGGTACGGACGCGGGTGCGCGCTTTCTCCGCTCCGGCGCCAACGACTACGTGTTCAAGACCTCCTCGTTTGAAGAGCTGCTCTGCCGCATCTCCATGAACCTCGACATTCAGGACCTTATCCGCAACAACCGCGCCCTGGCCGAGCGCGACGCCCTCACCAACCTGCTTGTGCGCCGCCATTTTTTTACCGTGGCGCAAGAGGCCGTAGCCGAGGCCAGAAAAAAACGCACACCCCTGTGCGCGGCCATGATCGACGTGGACTACTTCAAGCAGGTCAATGACCGCTATGGGCACCTGGCGGGCGACATTGCCCTGCGCCAGCTTGGGGCCATGCTGCGCGAGGAGTTTCCCGCGCCCTACATCTGCGGCCGCTACGGCGGCGAAGAGTTTTGCGTGGTCGCCCCCGGCATGGATAAAAATGATTTTGCCCACAAACTTGAGAGCTTTCGCACCACGGTGAGCTCAAAACCCGTACAGATCGGCGCGCTCAGCATTGTTATTTCCGTCTCTATCGGCATGGCCGAGCTCAAGGCCAACGACCTTGAAACGCTCATCAGCGCGGCGGACGCCCAGCTGTACACGGCCAAACGCGAAGGACGCGACCGCTTTGTCTGGCAGCCGTAG
- the nspC gene encoding carboxynorspermidine decarboxylase, producing MHCQNLLFDPARIPSPCFVLDEAQLLANAAVLNTVQERTGAKILLALKGYAAWATFPLLSRVKGHGPLWGACASSVDEARLAREDFGGEVHAFAAAWNRREMAELLTLADHIVFNSFAQWREFAPAVAMQNKSRCPDRQIQCGLRINPEHSEGATAIYNPCSPGSRLGIRPRHFESDALEGISGLHFHTLCEQGADALERTLTAVERHFGQWLPQCRWINMGGGHHITKPGYDLDLLCRCLTGWRDRYGAQIYLEPGEAVALDAGWLVATVLDVVQADVPVAILDIGVPCHMPDVIEMPYRPRVRYESDGVAELAGEAGERPWTCRLAGKSCLAGDVAGEYSFDAPLVPGQRLVFEDMAIYSMVKTTTFNGLRLPSIGICEADAAGASRFRMIREFGYENFRSRLS from the coding sequence ATGCACTGCCAGAATCTTCTGTTCGACCCGGCCCGCATTCCGTCTCCCTGCTTTGTGCTGGATGAAGCCCAGTTGCTGGCCAACGCCGCAGTGCTCAACACGGTGCAGGAACGCACGGGGGCAAAAATTCTGCTTGCGCTCAAGGGCTACGCCGCCTGGGCTACGTTTCCGCTGCTTTCGCGCGTCAAGGGGCACGGCCCCCTGTGGGGAGCCTGCGCAAGTTCTGTGGACGAGGCGCGTCTGGCGCGTGAAGACTTTGGCGGCGAGGTGCACGCTTTCGCCGCAGCCTGGAACCGGCGCGAGATGGCCGAGCTGCTCACCCTGGCGGACCACATCGTGTTCAACTCCTTTGCCCAGTGGCGCGAGTTTGCCCCGGCCGTGGCCATGCAGAACAAGAGCCGCTGCCCAGACCGCCAGATACAGTGCGGTCTGCGCATCAATCCCGAGCACTCCGAAGGCGCAACGGCCATCTACAATCCCTGCTCGCCCGGCTCACGCCTGGGCATACGCCCCCGGCACTTTGAATCCGACGCGCTGGAGGGCATCTCTGGGCTGCATTTCCATACCCTGTGCGAACAGGGGGCCGATGCGCTGGAGCGCACGCTGACCGCCGTTGAACGTCATTTTGGCCAATGGCTGCCCCAATGCCGCTGGATAAACATGGGCGGCGGGCACCACATTACCAAGCCGGGTTACGACCTGGACCTGCTCTGCCGCTGCCTGACCGGCTGGCGCGACCGCTACGGAGCGCAAATATACCTTGAGCCCGGCGAAGCCGTTGCCCTTGACGCGGGCTGGCTTGTGGCCACGGTGCTTGATGTGGTGCAGGCCGACGTGCCTGTGGCCATCCTTGACATCGGCGTGCCCTGCCACATGCCCGATGTGATCGAAATGCCCTACCGCCCCCGCGTGCGTTATGAATCGGACGGCGTGGCCGAGCTGGCGGGCGAGGCGGGCGAAAGGCCCTGGACCTGCCGCCTGGCGGGCAAGTCGTGCCTGGCGGGCGACGTGGCGGGCGAATACTCGTTTGACGCGCCGCTTGTGCCGGGTCAGAGGCTGGTTTTTGAAGACATGGCCATTTACAGCATGGTCAAAACGACCACCTTCAACGGCTTGCGGCTACCCTCCATCGGCATTTGCGAGGCAGACGCTGCGGGCGCAAGCCGCTTCCGCATGATACGCGAATTTGGCTACGAGAATTTCAGGTCGCGGCTTTCGTAG